Proteins from a single region of Chryseobacterium sp. W4I1:
- a CDS encoding carboxypeptidase regulatory-like domain-containing protein: MNFEFKNIGIADWKKISFLLIFLFNHFFSQQTVTGRIIDDSGENLNSVVVINMSTDLKTYSNSMGMFAIEASPNDELRFVKADFGRVSARVLTGGYNPQLLVTLIPIPRDVGEVKIVKKPTGDLETDSRLAARVDKGEIVEQAVGLPQPVGKMREKPAEVKQVLLPILLGSLDVQGAYDLISGKARRQKRQYRYDDLQEHIMWVRNRVDNEYFTKAGIPEERISEFIQYSFEVKPQVRMFVKAKNLSGVLLGMEETMPVYLERLKQKKEQK; encoded by the coding sequence ATGAATTTTGAATTTAAAAATATTGGTATTGCTGACTGGAAAAAAATTTCATTTCTTCTCATTTTTCTGTTCAATCATTTCTTCTCACAGCAGACGGTGACAGGGCGTATTATTGATGATAGTGGCGAAAACTTAAATTCGGTGGTCGTTATCAATATGTCTACCGATCTGAAAACATACTCCAATTCTATGGGAATGTTCGCTATCGAAGCTTCTCCCAATGATGAGCTTAGATTTGTAAAGGCAGATTTCGGAAGAGTGTCCGCAAGGGTTCTTACAGGCGGGTACAATCCACAGCTGCTGGTGACTTTGATTCCAATACCCAGAGATGTTGGAGAGGTAAAAATCGTTAAAAAACCAACTGGTGACCTTGAAACAGATTCCAGGCTGGCTGCAAGAGTTGATAAAGGAGAGATTGTAGAACAGGCAGTAGGTTTGCCGCAACCTGTTGGAAAGATGCGTGAGAAACCCGCTGAAGTAAAGCAGGTTCTTCTTCCGATACTTTTAGGAAGCTTGGATGTGCAGGGAGCCTATGATCTGATCAGCGGAAAGGCCAGACGGCAGAAACGTCAGTACAGGTATGATGACCTTCAGGAACATATTATGTGGGTAAGGAACAGAGTAGATAATGAATACTTTACAAAGGCAGGAATTCCTGAGGAAAGGATCTCAGAATTTATACAATATTCTTTTGAAGTAAAACCTCAGGTCAGGATGTTTGTGAAGGCGAAAAACTTATCCGGGGTACTGCTTGGAATGGAAGAAACCATGCCTGTTTATTTAGAAAGATTAAAGCAGAAGAAAGAGCAGAAATAA
- a CDS encoding DUF2851 family protein: MTEKLLQYLWNYKVFKHFDFKDIEGNSVEIINFGKWNTNAGPDFLDAKIKTKGLLIAGNIELHIRTSDWIFHNHSQDPNYQNIILHVVYQNDAEIDDLIRKNVPTLELKDYIDKNILWKYEKLINGTQFIPCEGIFDPNKIPINFHEANVLKKLDEKSQELEKSLDLYKNNFEAILFQSLAYSFGLKVNAHIFRQIAESIDFSVINKIRQNESQLEALFFGISGWLENPGDEQMMIWKREFEFIRKKFSIPDLKLHPKFLRLRPPNFPTIRLSQLADLYYRHQNLFSKIVKADTADGLYDVFTPVKASEYWDCHFNFGTVSKFQPKRLSKDFIELVLLNTVLPLKYTYHKYQNEEIADQILDLYKNTPAEKNSITAGWKKMGMNIKNALESQSLIYHFKTSCEEKNCLNCGIGFKLLKESSDV; encoded by the coding sequence ATGACGGAAAAACTACTTCAATATCTTTGGAACTACAAAGTTTTCAAACATTTTGACTTCAAAGATATTGAAGGGAATTCCGTTGAGATTATCAACTTTGGAAAATGGAATACCAATGCGGGACCGGACTTCCTTGATGCAAAAATAAAAACTAAAGGTCTGCTCATTGCCGGAAATATAGAACTTCATATTCGCACCTCCGACTGGATCTTCCATAATCATTCCCAAGACCCCAATTACCAGAATATCATCCTGCACGTTGTTTATCAAAATGATGCAGAAATTGATGACCTCATCCGTAAAAATGTTCCTACGCTGGAACTGAAAGATTATATTGATAAAAATATTCTTTGGAAATATGAGAAACTGATCAATGGAACTCAATTTATTCCATGTGAAGGCATTTTTGATCCCAACAAAATACCAATCAATTTTCACGAAGCCAATGTTCTTAAAAAACTTGACGAAAAATCTCAGGAACTAGAAAAAAGCTTAGATCTGTACAAGAACAATTTTGAGGCAATCCTTTTCCAAAGCCTGGCCTACTCTTTTGGTTTAAAAGTAAATGCTCATATTTTCAGACAGATTGCTGAATCAATTGATTTTAGTGTAATTAATAAGATCAGGCAGAATGAATCGCAACTGGAAGCTTTGTTTTTTGGCATTTCAGGATGGCTGGAAAACCCGGGTGACGAGCAGATGATGATCTGGAAAAGAGAATTTGAATTCATCAGAAAAAAATTCAGTATTCCTGATCTGAAATTACATCCGAAATTCTTAAGGCTTCGCCCTCCCAACTTCCCTACGATTCGTCTTTCCCAATTGGCAGATCTTTATTACAGGCATCAAAATTTGTTTTCAAAGATCGTCAAAGCTGATACTGCTGATGGGCTGTACGACGTTTTTACACCTGTAAAAGCTTCAGAATATTGGGACTGTCATTTTAATTTTGGAACTGTTTCAAAGTTTCAGCCTAAAAGATTGAGTAAAGATTTTATTGAACTGGTCCTCCTGAATACGGTACTTCCTTTAAAATATACCTATCACAAATACCAAAACGAAGAAATAGCAGACCAAATCCTTGATCTCTACAAAAATACCCCTGCTGAAAAAAATTCTATCACGGCCGGATGGAAGAAAATGGGCATGAATATTAAAAATGCACTGGAAAGCCAAAGCCTGATTTATCACTTTAAAACCTCGTGTGAAGAAAAAAATTGCTTAAATTGCGGTATTGGATTTAAACTTTTAAAAGAATCTTCAGATGTTTGA
- the ribA gene encoding GTP cyclohydrolase II has translation MIKIQAEANVPTEHGSFRMIAFSENENDWMPHMAIVAENTDFSKPVNVRFHSECITGEVFHSKKCECGQQLDAAMKYTHEHGGIIVYLRQEGRNIGIINKLKAYSLQEKGLDTVQANLELGLPADDRKFGVAIDILNLLDVKDINLLTNNPEKVKYVVDSNIHLNSRIPLRIPANEMSKGYLQTKKDFFGHLLDDNDN, from the coding sequence ATGATTAAAATTCAGGCAGAAGCCAATGTTCCTACAGAACACGGCTCTTTCCGAATGATCGCTTTCTCCGAAAACGAAAATGACTGGATGCCACACATGGCCATCGTTGCAGAAAATACAGATTTTTCAAAACCGGTGAACGTACGTTTCCACTCAGAATGCATTACAGGAGAAGTTTTCCATTCAAAAAAATGCGAATGCGGCCAGCAATTAGATGCCGCAATGAAATATACCCATGAACACGGAGGAATTATTGTTTATCTCCGCCAGGAAGGAAGGAACATAGGGATTATTAATAAGCTAAAAGCTTATTCACTGCAGGAAAAAGGTCTTGATACGGTACAGGCGAACCTTGAACTGGGACTTCCTGCTGACGACAGAAAATTCGGTGTTGCCATCGATATTTTGAACCTGCTTGATGTAAAGGATATTAACCTTTTAACCAATAATCCGGAAAAGGTAAAATATGTAGTAGACAGCAATATTCATCTCAATTCCAGGATACCATTACGGATTCCGGCCAACGAGATGAGTAAAGGCTATCTGCAGACAAAAAAAGACTTCTTTGGTCATTTACTCGATGATAATGACAACTAG
- a CDS encoding PspC family transcriptional regulator, whose protein sequence is MFDNIRHKMEREWFGVLTRTGAKLGIPVSKLRIFFIYSTFATAGFFFLIYLGLAFTLWIKDIFITRRPNVFDL, encoded by the coding sequence ATGTTTGATAATATCCGCCACAAAATGGAAAGAGAATGGTTTGGTGTTCTTACGAGAACAGGCGCTAAACTGGGGATCCCTGTGTCTAAATTAAGGATCTTCTTTATCTATTCTACTTTTGCTACAGCAGGTTTTTTCTTTTTAATTTATCTGGGGCTTGCATTTACACTTTGGATCAAAGATATTTTCATCACCAGACGACCAAACGTTTTCGATTTATAA
- the bshA gene encoding N-acetyl-alpha-D-glucosaminyl L-malate synthase BshA: MKIGILCYPTYGGSGIVATELGMSLANKGYEVHFISSALPARLDITNPNIFFHRVNVQTYPLFQYQPYDIALSSMIYRVVNLYKLDLLHAHYAIPYAYAAFTAKQMLKEDNNDVPLVTTLHGTDITLVGQHPSYKHAVEFSINQSDAITSVSESLKKDTLQFFNIKKEIQVITNFIDNSEFDDCTECQRTQFANPDEKILIHVSNLRPVKRVDEVLQIFKNVEKKVKSKLIIIGEGPDMEKVNQFLEENPELISKIRLLGKVNDLYKILQLSDVFLLPSEQESFGLAALEAMAAYTPVISSNAGGIPEVNIQGETGFLAEIGNVEAMSNYTIKLLSNDELLTKMKENAKEQAIKFDLKNILPIYEEMYRTTIENFKKELTKV; encoded by the coding sequence ATGAAAATAGGCATCCTTTGCTATCCCACATACGGCGGAAGCGGAATCGTAGCAACAGAACTGGGAATGTCTCTTGCCAACAAAGGCTATGAGGTTCACTTTATAAGTTCTGCGCTCCCCGCAAGATTAGATATTACTAATCCCAATATCTTCTTTCACAGGGTCAATGTACAGACTTATCCGCTTTTTCAGTATCAGCCTTATGATATTGCTTTGAGCTCAATGATTTATAGAGTCGTTAATCTTTATAAGCTGGATCTGTTGCATGCTCATTATGCTATTCCTTATGCATACGCCGCATTTACAGCTAAACAGATGCTGAAGGAGGATAATAACGATGTTCCGTTGGTAACAACCCTTCACGGAACAGATATCACCCTGGTAGGCCAGCATCCAAGTTATAAACATGCAGTAGAATTTTCAATCAATCAGTCGGATGCGATCACTTCTGTTTCCGAAAGCCTGAAAAAAGATACCCTGCAGTTTTTTAATATTAAAAAGGAAATCCAGGTAATTACCAATTTTATTGATAATTCTGAATTTGATGACTGTACGGAATGTCAGAGAACGCAGTTTGCCAATCCTGACGAAAAGATCTTGATCCACGTATCCAATCTTCGTCCGGTAAAACGTGTGGACGAAGTTCTGCAGATTTTCAAAAATGTTGAGAAAAAAGTAAAATCAAAGCTGATCATCATCGGTGAAGGTCCTGATATGGAAAAAGTGAATCAGTTTCTGGAAGAAAACCCTGAACTGATCTCAAAAATTAGGCTTTTAGGAAAGGTGAATGATCTTTATAAGATCTTACAGCTTTCAGATGTATTTCTTCTTCCTTCTGAACAGGAAAGTTTTGGACTTGCTGCTCTTGAAGCCATGGCTGCCTACACGCCTGTCATCAGCTCCAATGCAGGAGGAATTCCTGAGGTGAATATCCAGGGAGAAACAGGATTTTTAGCTGAGATTGGAAATGTAGAAGCAATGAGCAATTATACGATCAAACTTCTAAGCAACGACGAGCTTTTAACCAAAATGAAAGAAAATGCGAAAGAACAGGCTATAAAATTCGATTTGAAGAATATTCTTCCTATATATGAAGAAATGTATAGAACGACCATCGAAAATTTTAAAAAGGAGCTGACGAAAGTATAA
- a CDS encoding SIMPL domain-containing protein — protein sequence MNKNIIAVAVGALGFVLGLGFLGNAIKNRNRSENTISVTGLGTKHFTSDLITWSGSFSKNNLDLKAAYDELAIDRKVINDYLLSKGIKQNEIVFSSVDIQKQFRSYNDSNGNYVQGEFSGYSLTQKVSIESKEVVKIENLSRNITEIINRGIEFTSSAPSYFYTKLASVKQEMIAGATKDAKERAEKIAENSGSSLGNLKKATMGVIQITEPNSNEDYSYGGTFNTSSKEKEANITIKLEYEVN from the coding sequence ATGAATAAAAATATTATTGCGGTAGCAGTAGGAGCACTGGGGTTTGTCCTTGGGCTTGGCTTTTTGGGAAATGCAATTAAAAACAGGAACAGATCTGAAAATACCATTTCCGTAACAGGATTGGGAACCAAACATTTTACTTCCGATCTGATTACGTGGTCCGGAAGCTTCTCCAAAAATAATTTAGATTTAAAAGCAGCTTATGACGAGCTGGCTATAGATCGAAAGGTAATCAATGATTATCTTCTGTCAAAAGGAATTAAGCAGAATGAGATTGTATTTTCTTCGGTGGATATCCAGAAACAATTCAGAAGTTATAATGATTCAAACGGAAATTATGTACAGGGTGAATTTTCAGGCTACAGTCTCACTCAAAAAGTATCTATTGAAAGCAAAGAAGTAGTAAAGATTGAAAACCTTTCAAGGAATATTACAGAGATCATCAATCGGGGTATTGAATTTACTTCTTCGGCACCATCATATTTTTATACCAAACTGGCAAGTGTAAAACAGGAAATGATAGCCGGTGCAACGAAGGATGCTAAAGAAAGAGCTGAGAAAATTGCAGAAAACTCAGGAAGCAGCCTTGGAAACCTTAAGAAGGCTACAATGGGTGTCATTCAGATTACGGAACCCAATTCCAACGAAGACTATTCCTACGGAGGGACATTCAATACTTCCTCCAAAGAAAAAGAAGCGAATATTACTATAAAACTGGAATACGAAGTCAATTAA
- a CDS encoding peptidoglycan DD-metalloendopeptidase family protein, with amino-acid sequence MIRKFSFLIGILLFSLHQGQQNKEQLQKQNADLKKQIVQINNDLAKTKSESKLSVAYLTNVNKKLTLREKVYTNTQKEKRFIEDEIYLRQLDINRQNKELAILRKNYADVLVNAYKNKGVQNKVTFILSSKNLGEAIRRVQYLKQYADYQDKKAAEITNAANQIKKSIAQKQNSAREKESLLVNQQKDLATINAERLQKEQLVADFKKNEAKLTTELKVKQTQSKVLEGQIRAIIAEEIRIAKAEEEARRKAEAEKIRLAKLAAEREKARIEAEAKARAEALERERKLAEAEAKKAADLAAKRAEEEKKRNEEAARAESNAKDEARRVAAKKASDEANIRAKEASDKLVAARAAEAALNKRKEEEKKAAETKAMTSYGVTTSTGSSFADSRGKLGYPADRAGQITHRFGRQPHPVFKNITEENNGIKISVPSGTRAKSVFPGSVSSVLANSDGTKTVMVKHGNYFTIYSNLGNVSVSKGQQVSAGTPVGTIAQDFDGSYTLDFQVWNGNSPVDPLGWISY; translated from the coding sequence ATGATTAGAAAATTTAGCTTTTTAATAGGTATTCTACTGTTCAGCCTGCATCAGGGACAGCAGAACAAGGAACAGCTTCAGAAACAGAATGCCGATCTTAAAAAACAAATTGTACAGATAAACAACGATTTAGCTAAAACCAAAAGCGAATCTAAACTTTCAGTGGCATATCTTACCAACGTCAATAAAAAATTAACTTTACGAGAAAAGGTATATACTAATACTCAGAAAGAAAAAAGATTTATTGAGGATGAGATCTATTTACGCCAGCTGGATATCAACCGCCAAAACAAAGAATTAGCCATTCTTCGAAAGAATTATGCTGATGTTCTCGTCAATGCTTACAAAAACAAAGGGGTACAAAATAAAGTAACCTTCATTCTTTCATCCAAAAATCTAGGGGAAGCCATAAGAAGAGTACAGTATCTGAAACAGTATGCTGACTATCAGGATAAAAAAGCGGCAGAAATAACCAATGCAGCTAACCAGATTAAAAAATCGATCGCTCAAAAACAAAATTCCGCCAGAGAAAAGGAAAGTCTTCTTGTCAATCAGCAGAAAGACCTGGCAACCATTAATGCAGAAAGATTGCAGAAAGAACAGCTGGTAGCGGATTTCAAGAAAAACGAAGCAAAACTTACTACTGAACTGAAGGTAAAGCAAACTCAATCTAAGGTTCTGGAAGGACAAATCAGAGCGATTATCGCCGAAGAAATAAGAATAGCAAAAGCTGAAGAAGAAGCCCGTAGAAAGGCTGAAGCAGAAAAAATACGTCTTGCCAAACTAGCTGCTGAAAGAGAAAAAGCCAGAATTGAAGCTGAAGCTAAAGCAAGAGCTGAAGCATTAGAAAGAGAAAGAAAACTGGCCGAAGCTGAAGCTAAAAAAGCAGCTGATCTTGCTGCAAAAAGAGCTGAAGAAGAAAAAAAGCGTAACGAAGAAGCTGCAAGAGCTGAATCCAATGCAAAAGACGAAGCACGAAGAGTAGCCGCGAAAAAAGCATCTGACGAAGCAAATATCAGGGCAAAAGAAGCATCAGATAAACTTGTTGCCGCCAGAGCAGCAGAAGCTGCTTTGAACAAAAGAAAAGAAGAGGAGAAAAAAGCTGCAGAAACTAAAGCAATGACCAGCTATGGAGTGACAACATCTACCGGAAGCAGTTTTGCAGACAGCAGAGGAAAACTCGGATATCCTGCAGACAGAGCCGGACAGATCACTCACCGTTTCGGAAGACAGCCTCACCCGGTTTTTAAAAATATTACTGAAGAAAACAACGGTATTAAGATCTCTGTACCTTCAGGTACAAGGGCAAAGTCGGTATTTCCTGGCTCAGTGTCTTCAGTACTTGCCAACAGTGACGGAACAAAAACGGTCATGGTAAAACACGGAAATTATTTTACGATCTATTCTAACTTAGGAAACGTAAGTGTTTCCAAAGGACAGCAGGTTTCTGCCGGTACACCGGTAGGTACAATCGCTCAGGATTTCGATGGTTCCTATACCCTTGATTTCCAAGTATGGAACGGAAATTCACCAGTTGATCCATTAGGTTGGATTTCATACTAA
- a CDS encoding glycoside hydrolase family 3 protein: MKKLLYTSLFIFSLLSFTVQAQYQPKDLSKDDLKKAHHWVDKTYRSLSQDEKLGQLFIVALYTNKGEDYISQIRNIVVNDKIGGLILMQDDAAREINLVNEFQQKSKIPMMIGMDAEWGLFQRIATAHKFPWAMTLGAIQDKNLIYQMSAKIAEDCHRMGINWDFAPVVDVNTNPNNPIIGNRSFGSEVENVISSALSYSNGLQDNTILAAIKHFPGHGDTSTDSHLDLPVVSHNLERLNTVELAPFKALMDKGIGGVMVAHLYVPSLESGKGIPASVSKNIITGLLKDKLGYKGLIITDALNMGAVANKYKPGELDALAFKAGNDIMLFSQGVSEGKKLIQKAIQNGEIPQSRVEESVKKILLTKYFLGLDTYSPKNPENINRDINNDSHKVLVQNLYANALTLLKDDKKLLPIAGKQIYYVPLEEAPYQTFANQVGPNVIIKKANEINTIPAGSTVIVGFHKDNSTAYKPYKISAESKKVLADLTKTQNIILNVFGSAYALKDIDISKVSTVLVSYENNDDSMTAAANALNGKTKIWGRLPVLVNDQLKAGLGMDLIPVSNMNTTVSTTSKQQ, translated from the coding sequence ATGAAGAAATTGCTATATACTTCCCTCTTTATTTTTTCATTACTGAGCTTTACAGTCCAGGCACAGTACCAGCCTAAAGACCTTTCTAAAGATGACTTGAAAAAGGCTCATCACTGGGTGGACAAAACCTACCGATCTCTTTCACAAGACGAAAAACTGGGACAACTGTTTATTGTAGCGCTTTATACCAATAAAGGTGAAGACTATATCAGCCAGATAAGAAATATTGTCGTTAATGATAAGATTGGAGGTTTGATTCTAATGCAGGACGATGCTGCCAGAGAAATTAATCTGGTCAATGAATTTCAGCAGAAATCAAAAATTCCGATGATGATTGGGATGGATGCAGAGTGGGGGTTGTTTCAAAGGATAGCTACCGCTCATAAATTTCCATGGGCAATGACTTTAGGTGCAATACAGGACAAGAATCTTATTTACCAGATGTCTGCAAAGATTGCTGAAGACTGCCACCGGATGGGGATCAACTGGGATTTTGCACCCGTTGTGGATGTAAATACAAATCCAAACAATCCGATTATCGGAAACAGAAGCTTTGGTTCTGAGGTAGAAAATGTGATCAGTTCTGCTTTGTCTTATTCCAACGGACTTCAGGACAATACAATCCTTGCGGCTATCAAGCATTTTCCGGGACACGGTGATACGAGTACAGACTCACATCTGGATCTGCCTGTGGTTTCACATAATCTGGAAAGATTGAATACTGTGGAACTGGCACCTTTTAAAGCTTTAATGGATAAAGGGATCGGAGGCGTAATGGTAGCACACCTATATGTTCCAAGTCTTGAATCAGGAAAAGGAATTCCAGCATCGGTTTCGAAAAATATCATTACAGGATTATTAAAAGATAAATTAGGATATAAAGGCTTGATTATCACTGATGCTTTGAATATGGGAGCAGTAGCCAATAAATACAAGCCAGGTGAACTGGATGCTCTTGCATTTAAGGCAGGGAATGATATTATGCTTTTTTCCCAAGGCGTTTCGGAAGGAAAAAAATTGATTCAGAAGGCTATTCAAAATGGCGAAATTCCACAGTCGAGAGTAGAAGAAAGTGTAAAGAAGATCTTATTAACAAAATATTTTCTCGGTCTTGATACATACAGTCCCAAAAATCCTGAAAACATCAATAGAGATATTAATAATGATTCTCACAAAGTACTGGTACAGAATCTTTATGCCAATGCTTTGACTTTGTTAAAGGATGACAAAAAACTACTTCCAATTGCCGGAAAACAGATATATTATGTTCCGTTGGAAGAAGCTCCTTATCAGACTTTCGCCAACCAAGTGGGACCTAATGTGATCATTAAAAAAGCAAATGAGATTAATACAATTCCTGCAGGATCTACTGTAATCGTAGGATTCCACAAGGATAATTCAACGGCATATAAACCTTATAAAATTTCCGCAGAATCTAAAAAAGTTCTCGCGGACCTTACCAAAACCCAGAATATTATTTTAAATGTATTCGGAAGTGCTTATGCATTAAAGGATATTGATATTTCAAAAGTATCCACAGTCCTTGTATCTTATGAAAATAACGACGATTCTATGACAGCTGCCGCTAACGCACTGAATGGAAAAACAAAGATATGGGGCAGACTTCCTGTCCTGGTAAACGACCAGCTGAAAGCAGGACTGGGAATGGATTTAATTCCGGTTTCTAATATGAACACAACAGTTTCTACAACATCAAAACAACAATAA
- a CDS encoding carboxypeptidase-like regulatory domain-containing protein, with protein sequence MKLKLLFFLTTFFFIQANAQNYIFGKVISEDNAEIQDVAVLNIRTDEMVVTNRDGHFMISGRAGDELRFVKAGYERIGKKVSQENIESPINITLARATILIPEVEVKQGITGNIKIDARNLNRPKKVEKLIKDLDQYISQKSDPRILAAKPGEFVQPKGQGFYIGKIKNKWDDIDLISYLHTALSDEYFINLKIEKPQIDHFITYVLAGGFERKTILKYGFCSDADLYRFQRFVLTRISSYRAPQTQK encoded by the coding sequence GTGAAACTTAAACTACTCTTTTTCTTAACTACCTTTTTTTTCATTCAGGCCAATGCCCAAAACTATATCTTCGGAAAAGTGATTTCTGAAGATAATGCTGAAATTCAGGATGTAGCTGTACTTAATATCAGAACGGATGAAATGGTAGTCACTAACCGGGACGGACATTTTATGATTTCAGGAAGGGCTGGTGATGAGTTACGTTTTGTAAAGGCCGGTTACGAGCGTATAGGCAAAAAAGTTTCTCAGGAAAATATAGAATCTCCCATTAATATTACTTTGGCAAGAGCTACCATACTGATTCCTGAAGTAGAAGTCAAGCAGGGAATTACAGGGAATATCAAGATCGATGCAAGAAACCTTAACAGACCTAAAAAAGTAGAAAAACTGATCAAAGACTTAGATCAATATATTTCCCAAAAATCAGATCCACGGATCCTTGCAGCAAAACCGGGAGAATTCGTACAACCGAAGGGACAAGGATTCTATATTGGAAAGATAAAGAATAAGTGGGATGATATTGATCTGATCAGCTATCTGCATACAGCATTGAGTGATGAGTATTTCATCAATCTTAAAATAGAGAAACCTCAGATAGATCACTTTATAACGTATGTTCTGGCAGGTGGTTTTGAAAGAAAGACTATTCTCAAATATGGGTTCTGTAGTGATGCAGACCTGTACAGATTCCAAAGGTTTGTACTGACAAGAATTTCCTCTTACCGTGCCCCACAAACTCAAAAATAA
- a CDS encoding twin-arginine translocase TatA/TatE family subunit, whose protein sequence is MNTLTILALSWQHILIVAILLVLLFGGKKIPELMRGVGSGIKEFKDAVKEEDKPGSENKTSSNSNNTPSN, encoded by the coding sequence ATGAACACACTAACAATACTTGCCTTATCTTGGCAGCACATCCTTATCGTAGCGATCCTTTTGGTATTGCTTTTTGGAGGAAAAAAAATTCCGGAATTAATGAGAGGAGTTGGTTCAGGAATCAAAGAATTTAAAGATGCAGTGAAGGAAGAAGACAAACCAGGTTCTGAAAACAAAACCTCTTCGAACAGTAATAATACTCCCAGCAACTAA
- a CDS encoding GNAT family N-acetyltransferase → MEFLPITSAEDYRVQEIYKSYSSTFPADEQRDWKQFTDLFSNPHVKVISVLHESQTIGYLIIWELSSYVFVEHFEVFEAFRSQKLGSHITGYLFENYPRIVLEIEPDHLGEDAKRRYSFYQKNGFTLIDEMYIQPSYGEGKKPLDLWLLANYTPENLKSVKEEIYDTVYH, encoded by the coding sequence ATGGAATTTTTACCAATCACTTCTGCCGAAGACTATAGAGTCCAGGAGATCTATAAGTCTTACTCCAGCACGTTTCCTGCAGACGAACAAAGGGACTGGAAACAATTTACCGACTTATTTTCAAATCCTCATGTAAAGGTAATATCTGTACTGCATGAATCTCAGACTATTGGCTATCTGATTATCTGGGAGCTGAGTTCTTATGTTTTTGTAGAGCATTTTGAAGTTTTTGAGGCATTCAGAAGTCAGAAACTGGGATCCCATATTACAGGCTATCTGTTTGAAAATTATCCGAGAATTGTTTTGGAAATAGAGCCTGATCATTTGGGTGAGGATGCTAAAAGACGTTATTCTTTTTATCAGAAAAACGGATTCACCTTAATTGACGAAATGTATATACAGCCAAGTTATGGTGAAGGTAAAAAGCCTTTAGATTTATGGCTGCTGGCTAATTACACTCCTGAAAATCTAAAGAGTGTTAAGGAGGAAATTTACGATACTGTATACCATTAA
- a CDS encoding DUF4254 domain-containing protein has product MNFTETAWKVFNQSIEDYHVSDDVNTLINNPFEKDSLERILYAKNWIDTVQWHLEDIIRDENIDPVEALQLKRTIDSSNQKRTDLVEFIDSWFLTKFENITPKPDAKINTETPAWAVDRLSILALKVYHMSLEANRESASEEHRANCQVKLDVLLDQKEDLSTSINQLLTDIEYGNVKMKVYKQMKMYNDDSLNPILYQKGQQK; this is encoded by the coding sequence ATGAATTTCACTGAGACTGCATGGAAAGTCTTCAATCAATCTATTGAAGACTATCACGTGTCCGATGACGTTAACACTCTAATTAATAACCCGTTCGAAAAAGACAGTTTGGAACGGATTTTGTATGCAAAGAACTGGATTGATACCGTTCAATGGCATTTGGAAGATATTATTAGAGATGAAAATATTGATCCCGTTGAAGCTCTTCAATTGAAGAGAACGATAGATTCTTCTAACCAGAAGAGAACAGATCTGGTAGAATTTATCGACAGCTGGTTCCTTACAAAGTTTGAAAATATAACTCCAAAACCTGATGCAAAAATCAATACAGAAACTCCCGCTTGGGCTGTAGACAGATTATCAATTCTTGCATTAAAGGTTTATCATATGTCACTAGAGGCCAATAGAGAATCCGCTTCGGAAGAGCACCGTGCAAACTGCCAGGTAAAACTGGATGTACTGCTTGACCAAAAGGAAGACCTATCTACTTCTATAAATCAGTTGCTTACTGATATTGAATACGGTAATGTTAAGATGAAAGTATACAAACAAATGAAAATGTATAACGATGATAGTCTTAACCCGATCCTCTATCAAAAGGGGCAACAGAAATGA